In the genome of Bradyrhizobium ottawaense, the window CCTCCCTCAACGAGATCGTCAACGTCCTCAAGCGCGGCGACATCGCGCTGGCGCTCGGCATCCTCACCATCCTGGTGGTGCTGATCCTGCCGCTGCCCGCGATCGTGCTGGACCTGTTCCTGGCGATCTCGATCACGCTCTCGATCCTGATCCTGATGACCTCGCTGTTCATCCAGACACCGCTGGAATTCTCGGCCTTCCCGACCATCCTGCTGATCTCGACCATGCTGCGCCTGTCGCTCAACATGGCCTCGACCCGGCTGATCCTGTCGCACGGGCACGAGGGCACGGCGGCCGCCGGTCACGTCATCGAGGCCTTCGGCAGCTTCGTGATGGGCGGCAATTTCGTCATCGGCATCATCGTCTTCGCCATCCTGATCATCGTCAATTTCGTCGTCATCACCAAGGGTTCGGGCCGTATCGCCGAGGTTGCCGCCCGCTTCCACCTCGACGCCATGCCCGGCAAGCAGATGGCGATCGACGCCGACCTCGGCGCCGGCCTGATCGACGAAAAGGTCGCCAAGCACCGCCGCAAGGAGCTGGAGGACGAGAGCGGCTTCTTCGGCGCCATGGACGGTGCCTCCAAATTCGTCCGCGGCGATGCCATCGCCGGCCTGTTGATCGTCTTCATCAACGTCGTCGGCGGCATGATCATCGGCGTGGCGCAGCAGGGCATGTCCTTTGCCGATGCGGGGCGCAGCTACACGCTGCTGACCGTCGGTGACGGCCTCGTCACCCAGGTGCCGGCGCTGATCGTCTCGACCGCGGCCGGCCTGCTCGTCTCCAAGGCCGGCGTCTCCGGCGCCGCCGACAAGGCGCTGATGAAGCAGTTCTCCGGCTATCCGCAGGCGCTCGCGATGTCCTCGGCGGTCATGCTGGTGCTGGCGGCCCTGCCGGGCATCCCGACCCTCCCCTTCCTGGCGCTCGGCACCGGCGCCGGTGCGCTCGCCTGGCACGCCCGCAACCGCAACCGGGTGACGGCCAAGGCCGAGGAAGCCGCCATGGCCGCACCCGCTGCGGGAACGCCGGGTGCGGCGGGCACGGCTGCGGCCGAAGAGCCGATCTCGGCGGCGCTCAAGATCGACGACCTCAAGATCGAGCTCGGCTATGCGCTGCTGCCGCTCGTCAACGGCCCCGACGGCACCGACCGCCTCACCGAGCAGATCAAGGCGCTGCGCCGTTCGCTCGCGATCGAGATGGGTTTTGTGATGCCGGCGGTGCGCATCCTCGACAACGTCCAGCTCGAGGCCAACACCTACATCATCAAGATCAAGGAGGTCGACGCCGGCACCGGCAAGATCTGGCCGAACCAGTTCATGGTGATGGACCCCGGCGGCAGCCAGGTGCAGGTGCCCGGCATCCACACCACCGAGCCGACCTTCGGCCTGCCCGCGACCTGGGTCGATGCCAGTCTCAAGGAGGAGGCCTCGCTCAAGGGCTACACCGTCGTCGACGCCGCGA includes:
- the flhA gene encoding flagellar biosynthesis protein FlhA; translated protein: MVDVTAGQGVGSARPSIPSLNEIVNVLKRGDIALALGILTILVVLILPLPAIVLDLFLAISITLSILILMTSLFIQTPLEFSAFPTILLISTMLRLSLNMASTRLILSHGHEGTAAAGHVIEAFGSFVMGGNFVIGIIVFAILIIVNFVVITKGSGRIAEVAARFHLDAMPGKQMAIDADLGAGLIDEKVAKHRRKELEDESGFFGAMDGASKFVRGDAIAGLLIVFINVVGGMIIGVAQQGMSFADAGRSYTLLTVGDGLVTQVPALIVSTAAGLLVSKAGVSGAADKALMKQFSGYPQALAMSSAVMLVLAALPGIPTLPFLALGTGAGALAWHARNRNRVTAKAEEAAMAAPAAGTPGAAGTAAAEEPISAALKIDDLKIELGYALLPLVNGPDGTDRLTEQIKALRRSLAIEMGFVMPAVRILDNVQLEANTYIIKIKEVDAGTGKIWPNQFMVMDPGGSQVQVPGIHTTEPTFGLPATWVDASLKEEASLKGYTVVDAATVLSTHLTELLKANMSDLLSYGEVQKLLKELPKEQGELVKDIVPGQVTVSGIQRVLQLLLAERISIRDLSTILEGIADSLAFSRNPATMVEHVRARLARQICAQNTSYPGYLPLIALSARWEQAFAESIIGQGEERSLAMQPSKLSEFMTGVREAFERAAREGEAPVLVTSAAIRPFVRSLVERFRAQTTVLSQAEIHPRARLKTVGSI